A DNA window from Brassica napus cultivar Da-Ae chromosome C1, Da-Ae, whole genome shotgun sequence contains the following coding sequences:
- the LOC106426871 gene encoding peroxidase 50 — translation MAAKNLLLLFISLFLTVNLVSAQLRRNFYAGSCPNVEQIVRDAVQKKVQQTFTTIPATLRLYFHDCFVNGCDASVMIASTGNNKAEKDHPDNLSLAGDGFDTVTKAKQALDAVANCRNKVSCADILTIATRDVVNLAGGPRYEVELGRLDGLSSTAASVEGKLPQPTDDVNKLTSLFAKNGLNLNEMIALSGAHTLGFAHCTKVFNRIYTFNKTTQVDPTVNKGYVTELRASCPRNIDPRVAINMDPTTPRQFDNVYYKNLQQGKGLFTSDQDLFTDRRSKTTVDLWANNANLFNQAFVNSMIKLGRVGVKTGRNGNIRRDCGAFN, via the exons ATGGCTGCGAAGAATCTCTTATTGCtctttatctctctttttctcacCGTGAACCTCGTCTCCGCTCAACTCCGCCGCAACTTCTACGCCGGAAGCTGTCCCAACGTCGAACAAATCGTAAGAGACGCCGTTCAAAAAAAAGTCCAGCAAACTTTCACCACCATCCCCGCTACTCTCCGCCTCTATTTCCACGATTGTTTCGTCAAT GGTTGTGATGCCTCGGTGATGATAGCATCGACCGGTAATAACAAGGCGGAGAAAGATCATCCGGATAACTTGTCGCTGGCCGGAGATGGATTCGACACCGTTACTAAAGCTAAACAAGCTCTTGACGCCGTTGCAAATTGCCGTAATAAAGTTTCTTGCGCTGATATTCTCACCATAGCTACTCGTGACGTCGTTAATCTC GCGGGTGGACCAAGATACGAAGTGGAACTAGGAAGGCTTGATGGGCTATCGTCTACGGCGGCTAGCGTCGAAGGGAAACTGCCACAGCCGACGGACGACGTCAACAAACTCACTTCACTTTTTGCCAAAAACGGCCTTAATCTTAACGAGATGATCGCTCTCTCCG GAGCGCACACATTAGGATTCGCCCATTGCACCAAAGTGTTCAACAGGATATACACTTTCAACAAGACAACGCAAGTAGACCCCACAGTTAACAAAGGTTACGTGACAGAGTTACGAGCTTCATGTCCTAGAAACATAGACCCAAGGGTGGCTATAAACATGGACCCAACAACACCTAGACAATTCGACAACGTTTACTACAAAAACTTGCAACAAGGGAAAGGATTGTTCACGTCAGATCAAGATTTGTTCACAGACCGTCGGTCAAAGACAACCGTTGACTTATGGGCCAATAATGCAAACTTGTTTAATCAAGCTTTTGTTAACTCAATGATCAAGCTTGGTCGTGTTGGTGTTAAAACCGGTCGTAATGGCAATATCCGTCGTGATTGTGGAGCCTTCAATTGA
- the LOC106426858 gene encoding cyclin-B1-1 yields MMASRSIVPQQTTGDVVVIVEDDDDKKAAKGRNRQVLRDIGNVVRRNHPKNNDPAKINHPRTRSQHAPLVELVKPVAVPKPKKRAEKPKDVEVIEISSDSDEELGLVAVQEKKKTTVSYTSVLTARSKAACGGLKKKEEIVDIDSVDAKSDLAAVEYVEDIYSFYKSVESEWRPTDYMRSQPEINEKMRLILVEWLIDVCVRFELNPETFYLTVNIMDRFLSAKPIPRKELQLVGLSALLMSSKYEEIWPPQVEDLADIADHAYSHKQILVMEKTILSTLEWYLTVPTHYVFLARFIKASIADQRMENMVHYLAELGVMHYDTTIMFSPSLVAAAAIYAARSALHQVPIWTNTLKHHTGYSETQLMDCAKLLAFQQWKQQEEGSESKKGALRKKYSKEERFGVAMIPPAKSLLTGTDSA; encoded by the exons ATGATGGCGTCTCGATCGATTGTTCCTCAGCAAACCACTG GTGATGTTGTTGTGATAGTggaagatgatgatgacaaGAAGGCTGCGAAAGGAAGAAACCGCCAGGTTCTTCGTGATATAGGCAATGTTGTTCGACGAAATCACCCAAAGAACAACGACCCGGCTAAGATCAACCATCCTCGTACACGCTCTCAACACGCCCCACTCGTTGAG CTTGTTAAACCTGTGGCGGTACCAAAGCCAAAGAAAAGAGCTGAGAAACCAAAGGACGTAGAGGTTATAGAGATAAGCTCAGACAGTGATGAAGAACTTGGTTTAGTTGCTGtccaggagaagaagaaaacaacagTCTCTTACACATCTGTTCTCACCGCTAGAAGCAAG GCTGCTTGTGGtggtttaaagaagaaagaagagattgtTGATATCGACTCTGTTGATGCTAAGAGTGACCTTGCAGCTGTTGAGTATGTGGAAGATATCTACAGCTTCTACAAGTCTGTTGAG AGTGAATGGCGTCCAACTGATTACATGAGGTCACAGCCTGAGATTAACGAGAAGATGAGACTGATTCTCGTTGAATGGCTGATAGATGTATGCGTCAGATTCGAGCTAAACCCTGAGACGTTTTACCTCACCGTTAACATCATGGATCGGTTCTTGTCTGCTAAGCCTATACCTAGAAAAGAGCTTCAGCTGGTTGGTCTCAGTGCGCTTCTCATGTCATCCAAATACGAAGAGATCTGGCCACCACAGGTGGAGGATCTAGCTGACATTGCAGACCACGCATACAGTCACAAACAGATTCTGGTGATGGAGAAGACAATACTGTCTACACTCGAGTGGTACTTGACGGTTCCGACACATTACGTCTTCCTCGCACGTTTCATCAAAGCTTCCATTGCAGACCAACGA ATGGAGAACATGGTGCACTATCTGGCTGAGTTAGGAGTAATGCATTACGACACGACCATAATGTTCAGCCCATCACTGGTTGCTGCAGCTGCAATCTACGCAGCGAGATCAGCTCTTCACCAAGTTCCCATTTGGACTAACACTCTCAAGCATCACACCGGCTATTCTGAGACTCAGCTCAT GGATTGTGCGAAGCTATTGGCGTTTCAGCAGTGGAAGCAACAAGAAGAAGGGAGTGAGAGTAAGAAGGGAGCTTTACGAAAGAAGTACTCCAAGGAAGAAAGGTTCGGTGTGGCAATGATCCCCCCGGCCAAATCTTTGTTGACCGGAACCGACTCTGCTTAG
- the LOC106426864 gene encoding suppressor of RPS4-RLD 1 codes for METAAASERVELAKHCSSRNWSKAIRVLDSLLAKQCSILDICNRAFCYNQLELHKHVIKDCDKALQLEPCAIQAYLLKGRALLALGRKQEALLVLEQGYNIALQQTSDVKQLLEFDELLNAARPEIDVTLNHLAAETTGQETPVSSISSCATENSDEKVPSSMTVTESGACSNGNTHESSRELGEESKINGVPNDASKQSGGASESRNGLAYKEKENVKSGSQMNGSSSKPCNGSDLRDDLSETSDRLGDLSVIGNKLSSKSGSISKLSLKAEARCGVSDETKINKKCTIARISETHSISVDFRLSRGIAQVNEGNYMKAISIFDKVLKEEPTYPEALIGRGTAYAFQRDLENAIDDFTMAIQSNPAAGEAWKRRGQARAALGEFAEAVEDLTRALELEPKSPDILHERGIINFRSKDFTAAVKDLSICLKQEKDNKSAYTYLGLAFASLGEYTKAEEAHLKSIQLDSNYLEAWLHLAQFYQELADHSKALECIDQVLQVDNRVWKAYHLRGLVFHGLGEHRKAIQELSIGLSIESSIECLYLRGSCHHAVGEYREAVKDYDATVDVELDAVEKFVLQCLAFYQKELALYTASKVSSEFFCFDIDGDIDPMFKEYWCKRLHPKDVCEKVYRQPPLRESLKKGKLKKQDLAITKPKANLLRFTDMIGKKIQYFCPGFLPNRRQHRMAGLAVLEIAQKVSKAWRIEWRNSNKGMAKNGKKNRRRERINMLSQNRGGAGCSTSTSSETSTGYASLEDRSSGRSILSWQDVYSSAVRWRQISEPCDPVVWVNKLSEEFNSGFGSHTPMVLGQAKVIRYFPNYERTLNLTKTIIKEKLCVRSKADKVIDLSKDDKIEEIMRAETCEELHKIVGEDFWVATWCHSTAFEGKRLEGTRITCIRKPGSLGYDFAIRTPCTPARWSDFDEEMTSAWEALCNAYCGENYGSTNLQALETVRDAILRMTYYWYNFMPLARGTAVTGFVVLLGLLLAANMEFTESIPKGLQIDWEAILSVEPDSFVGSVKSWLYPSLKINTSWKDHPEVSSAFSTTGSVVAALSSYND; via the exons ATGGAGACGGCGGCGGCATCGGAGCGAGTCGAATTGGCAAAGCACTGCAGCTCGCGGAACTGGTCTAAAGCGATTAGAGTTCTCGATTCGCTCCTTGCTAAGCAGTGCTCGATTCTCGATATATG CAATCGAGCTTTTTGTTATAATCAATTGGAGCTTCACAAGCATGTGATTAAGGACTGTGACAAGGCACTTCAGCTTGAGCCTTGTGCCATTCAAGCTTACCTACTCAAAG GACGCGCTCTTTTGGCTTTGGGGAGAAAACAGGAAGCTCTTCTTGTTTTGGAGCAAGGTTACAATATTGCTTTGCAGCAGACTTCAGATGTGAAGCAGCTACTTGAATTTGATGAGCTACTTAATGCTGCAAGGCCAGAGATTGATGTCACTCTGAACCATCTTGCCGCTGAGACAACAGGGCAAGAGACCCCTGTCTCGTCTATAAGTTCGTGTGCTACTGAGAATTCTGATGAGAAAGTACCCTCGAGTATGACTGTTACCGAGTCAGGAGCATGTAGCAATGGAAACACCCATGAGTCGTCTAGGGAATTGGGTGAGGAATCAAAGATTAATGGTGTTCCAAATGATGCATCCAAGCAATCTGGTGGTGCCTCCGAGTCACGTAATGGATTAGCTTACAAGGAGAAAGAGAATGTAAAGTCTGGTAGCCAAATGAATGGTTCTTCATCTAAACCATGTAATGGTTCTGATTTGCGTGATGATTTATCGGAAACTTCTGATCGGTTAGGGGATCTGTCGGTCATTGGGAATAAGTTAAGTAGCAAGTCCGGATCTATTAGCAAATTGAGCCTTAAAGCTGAGGCACGTTGTGGAGTTAGCGATGAAACCAAGATAAATAAGAAGTGTACCATAGCGAGAATATCTGAAACCCATTCTATAAGTGTGGATTTTCGACTTTCTAGAGGCATTGCACAG GTGAACGAAGGAAACTACATGAAAGCTATATCTATTTTtgataag GTGCTTAAAGAAGAACCTACTTACCCTGAGGCACTTATAGGAAGAGGGACAGCTTATGCATTCCAAAGAGATCTTGAAAATGCTATTGATGATTTTACTATG GCTATTCAATCGAATCCAGCAGCAGGTGAGGCCTGGAAGCGGAGAGGACAGGCTCGTGCTGCTCTTGGGGAATTTGCTGAG GCGGTTGAAGATTTGACTCGAGCACTGGAATTGGAGCCAAAGTCACCTGATATTTTGCATGAAAGGG gtattattaattttagatctaAGGACTTTACTGCTGCTGTAAAAGACTTATCTATATGTCTGAAGCAAGAGAAAGATAACAAGTCCGCATATACTTATTTG GGACTAGCTTTTGCATCTCTTGGTGAATATACAAAAGCTGAAGAGGCGCATTTGAAGTCCATCCAGCTGGATAGTAATTATCTTGAAGCATGGCTACATCTCGCCCAG TTCTATCAAGAGTTGGCTGACCACAGCAAGGCTTTGGAATGCATTGATCAGGTTCTACAAGTTGACAACAG GGTTTGGAAGGCCTATCATTTGCGTGGATTAGTGTTCCATGGATTAGGTGAACACAG GAAGGCTATCCAAGAATTATCTATTGGCTTGAGCATTGAGAGTTCAATAGAGTGCTTGTACCTACGAGGTTCCTGCCATCATGCTGTAGGGGAGTATAGAGAAGCG GTGAAGGACTACGATGCTACAGTGGATGTGGAACTTGATGCAGTGGAGAAATTTGTTCTTCAATGCTTGGCATTTTATCAG AAAGAGCTTGCCTTGTATACGGCTTCCAAAGTTAGTAGTGAGTTTTTCTGCTTTGATATTGATGGTGACATAGATCCAATGTTCAAG GAGTACTGGTGCAAAAGATTACACCCAAAAGATGTATGTGAAAAGGTTTACAGACAACCTCCCCTACGAGAATCCCTTAAGAAGGGTAAACTGAAAAAGCAAGATCTTGCAATAACCAAACCTAAGGCGAATCTTCTGCGTTTTACTGATATGATTGGAAAGAAAATCCAATACTTTTGTCCTGGATTCTTACCGAACAGACGCCAG CACCGTATGGCAGGATTAGCTGTGTTAGAAATTGCTCAAAAGGTTTCAAAAGCTTGGCGCATAGAGTGGAGGAATTCAAACAAAGGCATGGCAAAAAATGGGAAGAAAAACCGTAGGAGAGAGAGAATCAACATGCTTAGCCAGAATAGAGGTGGTGCCGGATGTAGTACGAGCACTTCCAGTGAAACTTCAACTGGATATGCCTCACTAGAAGATCGATCATCTGGCCGCTCTATCTTGTCTTGGCAAGACGTTTATTCTTCTGCTGTCAGATGGAGACAAATTTCAGAGCCTTGTGACCCAGTTGTGTGGGTTAACAAACTAAG CGAAGAGTTTAATTCTGGTTTTGGTTCTCATACGCCAATGGTACTCGGACAAGCTAAAGTAATACGCTATTTTCCAAATTATGAAAG AACCCTGAATCTTACAAAGACCATCATCAAGGAGAAACTCTGTGTACGCAGCAAGGCAGATAAAGTGATTGATCTATCTAAAGATGATAAGATAGAAGAA ATAATGCGTGCTGAAACGTGTGAAGAGCTGCACAAAATTGTTGGTGAGGATTTCTGGGTGGCTACTTGGTGCCACAGTACCGCATTCGAAGG GAAACGGCTTGAAGGAACTAGAATCACCTGCATTAGGAAACC GGGAAGTCTTGGGTATGATTTTGCGATTAGAACTCCATGTACACCTGCGAGGTGGAgtgattttgatgaagaaatgACCTCAGCTTGGGAG GCTTTATGCAATGCCTACTGTGGAGAGAATTACGGTTCTACCAACCTCCAGGCTCTAGAAACCGTCAGAGACGCTATCTTGCGCATGACATACTACTG GTACAATTTTATGCCGTTAGCTCGAGGGACAGCGGTAACGGGATTCGTAGTGTTACTAGGACTTCTGCTAGCTGCTAATATGGAGTTCACCGAGAGTATCCCTAAAGGGTTACAAATCGATTGGGAAGCTATACTTAGTGTTGAACCGGATTCCTTTGTTGGTTCGGTTAAGTCTTGGTTATACCCGTCCTTGAAAATCAACACCTCGTGGAAAGATCACCCGGAAGTTTCCTCGGCTTTTTCAACGACCGGATCGGTTGTCGCGGCGCTTAGCTCTTACAATGATTGA
- the LOC106426857 gene encoding ribonuclease III domain-containing protein RNC1, chloroplastic → MELCSSSSPSSSLHRVSPEKLSFSSSISQFQLKPSTFAKPRLQILRIHASLASETQGLPRDSPQRLLKELAQRKQSTATPSKKKLPPKRFILRPPLDDKKLAERFLNSPQLSLKSFPLLSSCLPPSNLNSSDRTWIDEYLLEAKQALGYSLEPSSTLSDENPAKHFDTLLYLAFQHPSCDRARARHVKNGHSRLWFLGQYVIELAITEFFLQRYPREPPGPMRERVFALIGKRFLPRWIKAANLQNLVFPYDDIDKLLRKDREPVVKSVFWALFGAIYLCYGMPEVYRVLFEVFGMDPDADDCQPRARRQLEDVDYVSVEFEGKKLGWQDIATYKPPEDALFAHPRLFRACVPPGMHRFRGNIWDFDSKPKVMQALGYPLQMNDRIQEITEARNIELGLGLQLCFLHPSKHKFEHPRFCFERLEYVGQKIQDIAMAERLLMKHLDAPGKWLQEKHRRLLMNKFCGRYLREKRLHNFIIYSEEVHDRYEHNRRLRNPATTAVQQAIHGLAYTVYGKPDVRRLMFEVFDFEQIQPKAIV, encoded by the exons ATGGAGCTttgttcttcatcatctccatcctCTTCTCTCCACCGCGTCTCACCCGAAAAACTCTCCTTCTCTTCCTCAATCTCTCAGTTCCAGCTAAAGCCCTCGACTTTCGCCAAACCCAGACTCCAAATCCTCCGAATCCACGCCTCCCTCGCTTCAGAGACTCAGGGACTCCCACGAGACAGCCCTCAGCGTCTCCTCAAGGAGCTAGCCCAGCGCAAACAATCCACCGCCACTCCCTCCAAGAAGAAACTCCCTCCCAAACGCTTCATCCTTCGCCCGCCACTAGACGACAAGAAGCTAGCGGAAAGGTTCCTCAACAGCCCGCAGCTCTCTCTAAAGTCTTTCCCTTTACTCAGCTCCTGCCTCCCTCCTTCGAACCTCAACTCCTCCGACAGAACATGGATCGACGAGTACCTCCTCGAAGCCAAACAAGCCTTGGGATACTCCCTCGAACCTTCCTCCACCCTAAGCGACGAGAATCCTGCGAAGCATTTCGACACGCTTCTCTATTTAGCGTTTCAGCATCCTTCTTGCGACAGGGCACGTGCGAGGCACGTGAAGAACGGGCACTCGAGGCTTTGGTTTTTAGGGCAGTATGTGATCGAGCTTGCGATTACTGAGTTTTTCTTGCAGAGGTATCCGAGGGAGCCTCCGGGGCCTATGAGGGAGAGAGTGTTCGCTTTGATTGGGAAGAGGTTTCTCCCCAGGTGGATCAAAGCGGCTAACTTGCAGAATCTTGTCTTTCCTTATGATGATATCGATAAGTTGCTTAGGAAAGATCGTGAGCCAGTGGTTAA ATCTGTGTTCTGGGCTTTGTTTGGTGCAATCTATCTATGCTACGGGATGCCGGAAGTGTACCGTGTGCTTTTCGAGGTGTTTGGGATGGATCCGGACGCAGATGACTGCCAGCCTCGAGCTAGGAGACAGCTTGAGGATGTAGATTATGTCTCTGTTGAGTTCGAAGGCAAGAAGCTAGGCTGGCAAGATATTGCTACGTACAAG CCTCCTGAAGATGCTTTGTTCGCACACCCGAGGCTGTTCAGAGCCTGTGTTCCACCTGGAATGCACCGTTTCAGAGGGAACATTTGGGATTTCGACAGCAAACCCAAAGTCATGCAGGCCTTAGGATACCCTTTACAGATGAACGATAGAATCCAAGAGATAACCGAAGCGAGAAACATCGAGCTTGGACTCGGTTTACAG CTCTGCTTCTTGCATCCTTCAAAGCACAAGTTCGAACACCCTCGGTTCTGTTTCGAGAGATTGGAATACGTGGGGCAGAAGATACAGGACATAGCGATGGCGGAGCGTTTGCTGATGAAGCACCTAGACGCGCCTGGCAAGTGGCTGCAAGAGAAGCACAGGCGTTTGTTGATGAACAAGTTCTGCGGTAGGTATCTGAGGGAGAAACGTCTTCACAACTTTATAATCTACTCGGAGGAGGTTCACGATCGGTATGAGCATAACCGGAGACTTAGGAATCCTGCGACGACAGCTGTTCAGCAAGCTATTCACGGACTAGCGTATACCGTCTACGGAAAGCCTGATGTTCGGAGGCTCATGTTTGAGGTTTTCGACTTTGAGCAGATTCAGCCTAAAGCTATCGTCTGA
- the LOC106426801 gene encoding peroxidase 50-like yields MNLLSLLLSLFLSLNLSSAQLRRNFYAGSFPNVEQIVRNALGQKIQQSSITVPVVLRLYFHDCFVNGCDASVMIESTKYNKAEKDHPDNLSLSGDGFDAIVKAKQALDAVPNCRNKVSCADIITIATRDVVNIVGGPWYDVELGRLDGLSSTAASVEGMLPQPTDDVNKLTSHFAKNGLSLDDMFALSAKILSFD; encoded by the exons ATGAATCTCTTAtcacttcttctttctctttttctgtCACTAAACCTCTCCTCCGCTCAACTCCGCCGTAATTTTTACGCCGGAAGTTTCCCCAACGTCGAACAAATAGTCAGAAACGCCCTTGGACAAAAAATCCAACAATCTTCCATCACTGTTCCCGTCGTTCTCCGTCTCTACTTCCATGATTGTTTCgtcaat GGTTGTGATGCATCGGTGATGATAGAGTCTACTAAATATAATAAAGCGGAGAAGGATCATCCTGACAATCTATCATTATCAGGAGATGGATTTGACGCCATCGTTAAAGCCAAACAAGCTCTTGACGCCGTTCCAAATTGTCGTAACAAAGTTTCTTGCGCCGATATTATCACGATAGCCACGCGTGACGTTGTTAATATT gTTGGTGGACCATGGTACGACGTGGAATTGGGGAGGTTGGATGGTCTATCCTCGACTGCGGCTAGTGTCGAGGGAATGCTACCACAACCAACCGACGATGTTAACAAACTCACTTCACATTTTGCCAAAAACGGGCTTAGTCTTGACGATATGTTTGCTCTATCCGCTAAGATTCTGTCCTTTGATTGA